The proteins below are encoded in one region of Parus major isolate Abel chromosome 7, Parus_major1.1, whole genome shotgun sequence:
- the TANC1 gene encoding protein TANC1 isoform X7 — protein sequence MDNLVVLFMPLLTVFKYKTLNLQLFSSQSKAKPDKDSSCSPAAQELMTRLGFLLGEGIPTSSHMEEKSEVMCAVASRGVSPCSTLTSSTTSPSTDSPCSTLNSCAGKAAANKGSPCGTISTPSSTLESKDSGIIATITSSSENDDRSGSSLEWSKDGSLRAGKHQGISCDRRTDNCSPVAEEEAIGSSENLPKEVPTGEGPLPYTQSSASLIMPRPNSVAATSSTKLEDLSYLDGQRNTPLRTSIRLPWHNTAGGRVQQEARFIPYKPQDILLKPLLFEVPSITTDSVFVGREWLFDTIEEKLQNPEPAENRGAVITGNVGFGKTAVISRLVALSCHGSRMRQIASNSPSSSPKTGGDSCQEIPLSQLPPCAPLSGDTNTMKTLACPGTPEYKTQTGDSVRRLASKVVAYHYCQADNTYTCLVPEFVHSVAALLCRSHQLTAYRDLLIREPHLQSMLSLRSCVQDPAAAFKRGVLEPLSNLRREQKIPEEDYIILVDGLNDAEFHKPDYGDTISSFITSIIYKFPPWLKLIVTVRTNFQEVVSSLPFIAISLDSFPDNKGIHDDLNAYIQYRINNSQEIINNMSLNGKADAATIGKVSNHLMMRSLGSYLYLKLTLDLFQKGHLVIKSASYKVVPVSLSELYLLQCNMKFMTNSAFERAQPILNVALASLHPMTDEQIFQAINAGQINSEQQWEDFSQRMEALSCFLIRRRDKTRMFCHPSFREWLVWRAEGENTDFLCEPRNGHALLAFMFSRQEGKLNRQQTMELGHHILKAHIFKGLSKRTGISSSHLQALWIGYSTDGLSTALASLRNIYTPNVKVSRLLILAGANVNYRTEVLNNAPVLCVQSHLGHEEVVTLLLEFGAAVDGSSENGMTALSYAAAAGHMNIVSLLCRKGAKADLADKKGQCALVHSALRGHCGILQFLLGLVWVTPSREQDSLRKRQALQQALTAAASMGHCQVVHYILTVEKDHDMDINDTDALWGETALTAAAGRGKLEVCKLLLGHGAAVSRGSRRGVPPLLCAVRQGHWQIAKLLVEHGADVNLNDKQGRTPLMVASCEGHLSTVEFLLSEGATVSSLDKEGLTALSWACLKGHKEVVRYLVEKGAATDQTDKNGRTPLDLAAFYGDADIVQYLVEKGAMIEHVDHSGMRPLDRAIGCRNTSVVVMLLRKGAKLGNAAWAMATSKPDILLILLQKLMEEGNMLYKKGKMREAAQRYQYALRKFPREGFGEEMKAFTELRVTLYLNLSRCRRKTNDFGMAEEFATKALDLKPKCYEAYYARARAKRNSRKLLAALADLREATQLCPSNQEIKRLLARVEEECKQFQRTQQQKHQSPQLLEQTNNSDNEEEGIVPGANDNLNLQDREDELPHPSESVSPPQRLQCPSTASLFSRTLQEGVQKAQFVSPQSRTSNKYLREPGLIMQPTKQAQIVKTNQHLSSSQPGSKPGSSQCSTKTQSSLQQLPHSPLPTRHSKSQYVDETSTLASGSVSTDPTAELHNEKFVSSQRSYTQHHEPLSSRSFASKSKPGDTSAASAPMHVSDSRQQSPVPSGGSSGSPASSVILASSSSSFISASSLSGSVKGLGPDVRLKESTVSQAQGAEHRPRNTPFMGIMDKTARFQQQSTQSSRTWHSQAADSLSTNVASAGIQPSNLEQFSVKHYSSKGSSTAAAPGDGSQSSVQAKEHEELMCQIPLHCTDSRSPSQGSHLYPDAVGKLPSHSTQDGHLSHISTAKPKRSFIESNV from the exons ATGGACAATTTGGTTGTACTTTTTATGCCTCTTTTAACAGTTTTCAAATATAAGACTCTTAACCTTCAACTTTTTTCCTCACAATCCAAAGCAAAGCCTGACAAAGACTCGAGCTGTTCTCCTGCAGCACAAGAATTGATGACAAGATTGGGGTTTTTACTGGGGGAAGGAATCCCAACTTCTTCTCACATGGAAGAGAAGAGCGAAGTTATG TGTGCGGTGGCCAGCCGAGGTGTGAGCCCCTGTTCCAccctcaccagcagcaccacatcACCCAGCACCGACAGCCCCTGCTCCACCCTcaacagctgtgctggcaaagcagcagccaaCAAGGGCAGTCCCTGTGGCACCatcagcacccccagctccaccCTGGAGAGCAAGGACAGTGGCATTATAG CCACTATAACAAGTTCATCAGAAAATGATGATCGTAGTGGATCCAGCTTAGAATGGAGTAAGGATGGGAGtctcagagctggaaaacaccaAGGCATCAGCTGTGATAGAAGAACAGATAATTGTTCACCAGTTGCAGAAGAGGAAGCCATTGGATCTTCTGAGAATTTGCCTAAAGAAGTACCAACAGGAGAGGGTCCCCTTCCCTACACTCAGAGTTCTGCTTCTTTAATAATGCCTCGTCCAAACTCTGTTGCAG CAACAAGTTCAACGAAATTGGAAGATTTGAGTTATTTGGACGGACAAAGAAATACTCCTTTACGAACTTCAATTCGCTTACCTTGGCACAACACCGCTGGTGGAAGAGTGCAGCAGGAAG CTCGTTTCATCCCCTATAAGCCTCAGGACATTTTACTGAAGCCACTGTTGTTTGAGGTGCCAAGCATAACCACAGATTCAGTGTTTGTTGGAAGAGAATGGCTGTTTGACACCATtgaagaaaaactgcagaatcCTGAGCCAGCAGAGAACAGGGGAGCAGTCATTACTGGAaatgtgggatttgggaagacTGCAGTCATTTCACGGCTGGTGGCACTCAGCTGCCATGGAAGTCGCATGAGACAAATCGCCTCCAACAGCCCGAGTTCATCTCCTAAAA CAGGTGGTGACTCCTGTCAGGAGATTCCCTTGAGCCAGTTACCCCCATGTGCCCCTTTGTCGGGTGACACCAATACAATGAAAACTCTGGCTTGTCCTGGTACTCCTGAATACAAAACTCAGACAGGGGATTCTGTGAGACGCCTCGCTTCCAAG GTCGTTGCTTATCATTACTGCCAGGCTGATAACACATACACGTGTCTGGTCCCTGAGTTTGTGCACAGCGTGGCAGCTTTGCTTTGCCGCTCACATCAGTTAACAGCATACAGAGATCTCCTGATCAGAGAGCCTCACCTGCAGAGCATGCTGAGCCTCAGGTCTTGTGTGCAggatccagcagcagcttttaaaaggGGAGTGTTGGAACCACTTTCAAACCTCAGGAGAG agCAGAAGATCCCTGAGGAAGACTACATCATTTTGGTAGATGGTTTAAATGATGCTGAATTTCATAAACCTGATTATGGTGACAcaatttcttcatttatcaCAAGTATAATTTATAAGTTTCCTCCCTGGCTGAAGCTTATTGTGACAGTAAGAACTAATTTCCAG GAAGTGGTAAGTTCACTACCGTTTATCGCAATATCCCTGGACAGTTTTCCAGACAACAAAGGAATTCATGATGATTTGAATGCTTATATTCAGTACAGAATTAATAACAGTCAGGAAATTATAAACAACATGTCTTTAAATGGAAAAGCTGATGCAGCTACAATTGGGAAAGTGAGTAACCACCTGATGATGAGAAGCCTGGGATCTTATCTGTATTTGAAACTCACTCTGGATCTTTTCCAAAAAGGTCATTTAGTAATCAAAAGTGCAAGCTACAAGGTTGTTCCTGTGTCTCTGTCAGAGCTGTACTTACTGCAGTGCAATATGAAGTTCATGACAAACTCTGCTTTTGAGCGAGCTCAGCCCATATTGAATGTGGCATTggcatccctgcatcccatgACAGATGAACAGATTTTCCAGGCTATTAATGCAGGACAAATAAACAGTGAACAACAGTGGGAAGACTTCAGCCAGAGGATGGAAGCCCTTTCGTGTTTTCTGATCAGAAGACGTGACAAAACACGCATGTTCTGCCATCCTTCCTTCAGGGAATGGCTTGTCTGGAGAGCAGAAGGTGAAAATACTGACTTCTTATGTGAGCCAAG GAATGGACATGCTCTACTGGCTTTCATGTTTTCTCGACAGGAGGGAAAGTTGAACCGCCAACAAACTATGGAACTTGGCCATCATATACTTAAAGCTCATATTTTCAAG GGTCTCAGTAAAAGGACCGGAATTTCTTCCAGTCATCTCCAAGCCTTGTGGATTGGTTATAGTACTGATGGACTGTCAACAGCCCTGGCTTCTCTAAGAAACATCTACACACCCAACGTGAAG gtGAGTCGGCTGCTAATTTTGGCAGGAGCAAATGTGAATTACAGGACTGAAGTACTGAATAATGCTCCAGTGCTGTGTGTTCAGTCACACCTTGGACACGAAGAAGTGGTCACTCTTTTACTCGAGTTTGGAGCTGCTGTTGATGGAAGTTCAGAGAACGGGATGACAGCCCTCAGTTACGCAGCTGCTGCAGGTCACATGAACATCGTGtcactgctgtgcagaaaaGGTGCAAAG GCTGACCTTGCAGACAAGAAGGGCCAGTGTGCTTTGGTCCATAGTGCACTGAGAGGGCATTGTGGAATCCTCCAGTTCTTGCTCGGCCTGGTTTGGGTGACTCCCTCCCGGGAACAGGATTCACTGAGGAAGCGCCAGGCACTGCAACAAGctctcacagcagctgccagcatgGGGCACTGCCAG GTGGTTCATTACATCTTGACAGTTGAAAAAGACCATGACATGGACATCAATGACACTGATGCCTTGTGGGGAGAAACAG CcctgacagctgctgcaggaagagggaAGCTGGAAGTGTGCAAGTTACTCCTCGGGCACGGAGCGGCCgtgagcagaggcagcaggagaggagttCCCCCGCTCCTCTGTGCCGTACGGCAGGGCCACTGGCAG attgCTAAACTTCTAGTGGAGCATGGGGCTGACGTGAATTTAAATGATAAGCAAGGCCGGACACCACTGATGGTGGCTTCTTGTGAAGGACATCTGAGCACTGTGGAATTCCTCCTTTCTGAAg gtGCAACTGTTTCATCTCTGGACAAGGAAGGACtgacagctctgagctgggcgTGTCTGAAAGGCCACAAGGAAGTGGTTCGGTATTTAGTAGAGAAAGGTGCAGCAACGGATCAGACAGACAAAAATGGACGAACACCCCTAGACTTGGCAGCTTTTTATGGGGATGCTGATATT GTGCAGTATTTGGTGGAGAAAGGAGCAATGATTGAGCACGTGGACCACAGTGGCATGAGGCCGCTGGACAGAGCGATTGGCTGCCGCAACACCTCAGTCGTGGTCATGCTGCTGAGGAAGGGAGCTAAGCTAG GAAATGCAGCATGGGCAATGGCCACCTCCAAACCTGATATTCTCCTGATTCTTCTGCAGAAACTGATGGAAGAAGGAAATATGCTGTATAAA AAAGGCAAGATGAGGGAAGCAGCACAGCGCTATCAGTATGCACTGAGGAAGTTCCCAAGGGAAGGCTTTGGTGAGGAAATGAAAGCCTTCACTGAGCTGAGAGTTACGTTATACCTGAACTTGTCACGATGTCGCCGCAAAACAAAC GATTTTGGTATGGCTGAGGAGTTTGCTACCAAAGCCTTGGATCTGAAGCCTAAGTGCTATGAAGCCTATTATGCCAGAGCAAGAGCCAAGAGGAACAGCAG AAAGCTACTTGCTGCTCTTGCTGACCTACGGGAAGCCActcagctgtgccccagcaaTCAGGAGATAAAACGTCTCCTGGCTCGGGTGGAAGAGGAATGCAAACAGTTCCAGAGAACACAGCAACAGAAACATCAGTCTCCACAGCTACTTGAACAAACCAACAACTCTGATAATGAGGAGGAGGGCATTGTACCAGGTGCGAATGATAATTTGAATCTTCAGGACAGGGAAGATGAACTGCCACACCCCAGTGAATCTGTTTCCCCTCCACAAAGGCTGCAGTGTCCCTCGACTGCTTCATTATTTAGCAGGACCCTTCAAGAAGGTGTTCAGAAAGCTCAGTTTGTGTCCCCTCAAAGTAGAACAAGCAACAAGTACTTGAGAGAGCCAGGCTTGATCATGCAGCCAACAAAGCAGGCACAGATTGTAAAAACTAATCAGCATCTGAGCTCCAGCCAGCCTGGATCTAAACCAGGAAGCAGTCAATGTAGCACCAAGACACAATCATCCTTGCAGCAGCTTCCCCACAGTCCCTTGCCCACCCGGCACTCTAAAAGTCAGTATGTGGATGAGACAAGCACATTGGCATCTGGAAGCGTTTCCACAGATcccactgctgagctgcacaaTGAGAAGTTTGTGTCCAGCCAGCGTTCATATACACAGCATCATGAGCCTCTCTCTTCTCGTTCTTTTGCTAGTAAATCTAAACCTGGTGACAcatcagcagcctctgctccaaTGCATGTCAGTGACTCAAGGCAGCAAAGCCCTGTACCCAGTGGTGGCTCTTCTGGCTCTCCAGCCAGCAGTGTGATTCTTGCCAGCTCATCAAGCAGCTTCATTTCAGCCAGCAGTTTGTCAGGCAGTGTTAAGGGGCTGGGCCCAGATGTTCGACTCAAGGAGAGCACTGTCAGTCAAGCTCAGGGTGCTGAGCACCGACCTCGCAATACTCCGTTTATGGGAATCATGGACAAGACTGCAAGGTTTCAGCAGCAAAGCACACAGTCTAGTCGCACTTGGCACTCTCAGGCAGCAGATTCGCTATCCACAAATGTCGCTTCTGCAGGCATTCAGCCTTCCAACTTGGAGCAGTTCTCAGTTAAACACTACTCATCTAAAGGATCCTCtacagctgcagccccaggagatGGCAGCCAGAGCAGTGTGCAAGCAAAAGAACATGAGGAGCTCATGTGCCAAATCCCTCTCCACTGTACAGACAGCAGATCACCCAGCCAAGGTTCTCATTTATACCCCGATGCTGTAGGCAAACTGCCATCCCACAGCACTCAGGACGGCCACCTCAGTCACATCAGCACGGCAAAACCAAAGCGATCGTTCATTGAATCAAATGTATAA
- the TANC1 gene encoding protein TANC1 isoform X8 — translation MTRLGFLLGEGIPTSSHMEEKSEVMCAVASRGVSPCSTLTSSTTSPSTDSPCSTLNSCAGKAAANKGSPCGTISTPSSTLESKDSGIIATITSSSENDDRSGSSLEWSKDGSLRAGKHQGISCDRRTDNCSPVAEEEAIGSSENLPKEVPTGEGPLPYTQSSASLIMPRPNSVAATSSTKLEDLSYLDGQRNTPLRTSIRLPWHNTAGGRVQQEARFIPYKPQDILLKPLLFEVPSITTDSVFVGREWLFDTIEEKLQNPEPAENRGAVITGNVGFGKTAVISRLVALSCHGSRMRQIASNSPSSSPKTGGDSCQEIPLSQLPPCAPLSGDTNTMKTLACPGTPEYKTQTGDSVRRLASKVVAYHYCQADNTYTCLVPEFVHSVAALLCRSHQLTAYRDLLIREPHLQSMLSLRSCVQDPAAAFKRGVLEPLSNLRREQKIPEEDYIILVDGLNDAEFHKPDYGDTISSFITSIIYKFPPWLKLIVTVRTNFQEVVSSLPFIAISLDSFPDNKGIHDDLNAYIQYRINNSQEIINNMSLNGKADAATIGKVSNHLMMRSLGSYLYLKLTLDLFQKGHLVIKSASYKVVPVSLSELYLLQCNMKFMTNSAFERAQPILNVALASLHPMTDEQIFQAINAGQINSEQQWEDFSQRMEALSCFLIRRRDKTRMFCHPSFREWLVWRAEGENTDFLCEPRNGHALLAFMFSRQEGKLNRQQTMELGHHILKAHIFKGLSKRTGISSSHLQALWIGYSTDGLSTALASLRNIYTPNVKVSRLLILAGANVNYRTEVLNNAPVLCVQSHLGHEEVVTLLLEFGAAVDGSSENGMTALSYAAAAGHMNIVSLLCRKGAKADLADKKGQCALVHSALRGHCGILQFLLGLVWVTPSREQDSLRKRQALQQALTAAASMGHCQVVHYILTVEKDHDMDINDTDALWGETALTAAAGRGKLEVCKLLLGHGAAVSRGSRRGVPPLLCAVRQGHWQIAKLLVEHGADVNLNDKQGRTPLMVASCEGHLSTVEFLLSEGATVSSLDKEGLTALSWACLKGHKEVVRYLVEKGAATDQTDKNGRTPLDLAAFYGDADIVQYLVEKGAMIEHVDHSGMRPLDRAIGCRNTSVVVMLLRKGAKLGNAAWAMATSKPDILLILLQKLMEEGNMLYKKGKMREAAQRYQYALRKFPREGFGEEMKAFTELRVTLYLNLSRCRRKTNDFGMAEEFATKALDLKPKCYEAYYARARAKRNSRKLLAALADLREATQLCPSNQEIKRLLARVEEECKQFQRTQQQKHQSPQLLEQTNNSDNEEEGIVPGANDNLNLQDREDELPHPSESVSPPQRLQCPSTASLFSRTLQEGVQKAQFVSPQSRTSNKYLREPGLIMQPTKQAQIVKTNQHLSSSQPGSKPGSSQCSTKTQSSLQQLPHSPLPTRHSKSQYVDETSTLASGSVSTDPTAELHNEKFVSSQRSYTQHHEPLSSRSFASKSKPGDTSAASAPMHVSDSRQQSPVPSGGSSGSPASSVILASSSSSFISASSLSGSVKGLGPDVRLKESTVSQAQGAEHRPRNTPFMGIMDKTARFQQQSTQSSRTWHSQAADSLSTNVASAGIQPSNLEQFSVKHYSSKGSSTAAAPGDGSQSSVQAKEHEELMCQIPLHCTDSRSPSQGSHLYPDAVGKLPSHSTQDGHLSHISTAKPKRSFIESNV, via the exons ATGACAAGATTGGGGTTTTTACTGGGGGAAGGAATCCCAACTTCTTCTCACATGGAAGAGAAGAGCGAAGTTATG TGTGCGGTGGCCAGCCGAGGTGTGAGCCCCTGTTCCAccctcaccagcagcaccacatcACCCAGCACCGACAGCCCCTGCTCCACCCTcaacagctgtgctggcaaagcagcagccaaCAAGGGCAGTCCCTGTGGCACCatcagcacccccagctccaccCTGGAGAGCAAGGACAGTGGCATTATAG CCACTATAACAAGTTCATCAGAAAATGATGATCGTAGTGGATCCAGCTTAGAATGGAGTAAGGATGGGAGtctcagagctggaaaacaccaAGGCATCAGCTGTGATAGAAGAACAGATAATTGTTCACCAGTTGCAGAAGAGGAAGCCATTGGATCTTCTGAGAATTTGCCTAAAGAAGTACCAACAGGAGAGGGTCCCCTTCCCTACACTCAGAGTTCTGCTTCTTTAATAATGCCTCGTCCAAACTCTGTTGCAG CAACAAGTTCAACGAAATTGGAAGATTTGAGTTATTTGGACGGACAAAGAAATACTCCTTTACGAACTTCAATTCGCTTACCTTGGCACAACACCGCTGGTGGAAGAGTGCAGCAGGAAG CTCGTTTCATCCCCTATAAGCCTCAGGACATTTTACTGAAGCCACTGTTGTTTGAGGTGCCAAGCATAACCACAGATTCAGTGTTTGTTGGAAGAGAATGGCTGTTTGACACCATtgaagaaaaactgcagaatcCTGAGCCAGCAGAGAACAGGGGAGCAGTCATTACTGGAaatgtgggatttgggaagacTGCAGTCATTTCACGGCTGGTGGCACTCAGCTGCCATGGAAGTCGCATGAGACAAATCGCCTCCAACAGCCCGAGTTCATCTCCTAAAA CAGGTGGTGACTCCTGTCAGGAGATTCCCTTGAGCCAGTTACCCCCATGTGCCCCTTTGTCGGGTGACACCAATACAATGAAAACTCTGGCTTGTCCTGGTACTCCTGAATACAAAACTCAGACAGGGGATTCTGTGAGACGCCTCGCTTCCAAG GTCGTTGCTTATCATTACTGCCAGGCTGATAACACATACACGTGTCTGGTCCCTGAGTTTGTGCACAGCGTGGCAGCTTTGCTTTGCCGCTCACATCAGTTAACAGCATACAGAGATCTCCTGATCAGAGAGCCTCACCTGCAGAGCATGCTGAGCCTCAGGTCTTGTGTGCAggatccagcagcagcttttaaaaggGGAGTGTTGGAACCACTTTCAAACCTCAGGAGAG agCAGAAGATCCCTGAGGAAGACTACATCATTTTGGTAGATGGTTTAAATGATGCTGAATTTCATAAACCTGATTATGGTGACAcaatttcttcatttatcaCAAGTATAATTTATAAGTTTCCTCCCTGGCTGAAGCTTATTGTGACAGTAAGAACTAATTTCCAG GAAGTGGTAAGTTCACTACCGTTTATCGCAATATCCCTGGACAGTTTTCCAGACAACAAAGGAATTCATGATGATTTGAATGCTTATATTCAGTACAGAATTAATAACAGTCAGGAAATTATAAACAACATGTCTTTAAATGGAAAAGCTGATGCAGCTACAATTGGGAAAGTGAGTAACCACCTGATGATGAGAAGCCTGGGATCTTATCTGTATTTGAAACTCACTCTGGATCTTTTCCAAAAAGGTCATTTAGTAATCAAAAGTGCAAGCTACAAGGTTGTTCCTGTGTCTCTGTCAGAGCTGTACTTACTGCAGTGCAATATGAAGTTCATGACAAACTCTGCTTTTGAGCGAGCTCAGCCCATATTGAATGTGGCATTggcatccctgcatcccatgACAGATGAACAGATTTTCCAGGCTATTAATGCAGGACAAATAAACAGTGAACAACAGTGGGAAGACTTCAGCCAGAGGATGGAAGCCCTTTCGTGTTTTCTGATCAGAAGACGTGACAAAACACGCATGTTCTGCCATCCTTCCTTCAGGGAATGGCTTGTCTGGAGAGCAGAAGGTGAAAATACTGACTTCTTATGTGAGCCAAG GAATGGACATGCTCTACTGGCTTTCATGTTTTCTCGACAGGAGGGAAAGTTGAACCGCCAACAAACTATGGAACTTGGCCATCATATACTTAAAGCTCATATTTTCAAG GGTCTCAGTAAAAGGACCGGAATTTCTTCCAGTCATCTCCAAGCCTTGTGGATTGGTTATAGTACTGATGGACTGTCAACAGCCCTGGCTTCTCTAAGAAACATCTACACACCCAACGTGAAG gtGAGTCGGCTGCTAATTTTGGCAGGAGCAAATGTGAATTACAGGACTGAAGTACTGAATAATGCTCCAGTGCTGTGTGTTCAGTCACACCTTGGACACGAAGAAGTGGTCACTCTTTTACTCGAGTTTGGAGCTGCTGTTGATGGAAGTTCAGAGAACGGGATGACAGCCCTCAGTTACGCAGCTGCTGCAGGTCACATGAACATCGTGtcactgctgtgcagaaaaGGTGCAAAG GCTGACCTTGCAGACAAGAAGGGCCAGTGTGCTTTGGTCCATAGTGCACTGAGAGGGCATTGTGGAATCCTCCAGTTCTTGCTCGGCCTGGTTTGGGTGACTCCCTCCCGGGAACAGGATTCACTGAGGAAGCGCCAGGCACTGCAACAAGctctcacagcagctgccagcatgGGGCACTGCCAG GTGGTTCATTACATCTTGACAGTTGAAAAAGACCATGACATGGACATCAATGACACTGATGCCTTGTGGGGAGAAACAG CcctgacagctgctgcaggaagagggaAGCTGGAAGTGTGCAAGTTACTCCTCGGGCACGGAGCGGCCgtgagcagaggcagcaggagaggagttCCCCCGCTCCTCTGTGCCGTACGGCAGGGCCACTGGCAG attgCTAAACTTCTAGTGGAGCATGGGGCTGACGTGAATTTAAATGATAAGCAAGGCCGGACACCACTGATGGTGGCTTCTTGTGAAGGACATCTGAGCACTGTGGAATTCCTCCTTTCTGAAg gtGCAACTGTTTCATCTCTGGACAAGGAAGGACtgacagctctgagctgggcgTGTCTGAAAGGCCACAAGGAAGTGGTTCGGTATTTAGTAGAGAAAGGTGCAGCAACGGATCAGACAGACAAAAATGGACGAACACCCCTAGACTTGGCAGCTTTTTATGGGGATGCTGATATT GTGCAGTATTTGGTGGAGAAAGGAGCAATGATTGAGCACGTGGACCACAGTGGCATGAGGCCGCTGGACAGAGCGATTGGCTGCCGCAACACCTCAGTCGTGGTCATGCTGCTGAGGAAGGGAGCTAAGCTAG GAAATGCAGCATGGGCAATGGCCACCTCCAAACCTGATATTCTCCTGATTCTTCTGCAGAAACTGATGGAAGAAGGAAATATGCTGTATAAA AAAGGCAAGATGAGGGAAGCAGCACAGCGCTATCAGTATGCACTGAGGAAGTTCCCAAGGGAAGGCTTTGGTGAGGAAATGAAAGCCTTCACTGAGCTGAGAGTTACGTTATACCTGAACTTGTCACGATGTCGCCGCAAAACAAAC GATTTTGGTATGGCTGAGGAGTTTGCTACCAAAGCCTTGGATCTGAAGCCTAAGTGCTATGAAGCCTATTATGCCAGAGCAAGAGCCAAGAGGAACAGCAG AAAGCTACTTGCTGCTCTTGCTGACCTACGGGAAGCCActcagctgtgccccagcaaTCAGGAGATAAAACGTCTCCTGGCTCGGGTGGAAGAGGAATGCAAACAGTTCCAGAGAACACAGCAACAGAAACATCAGTCTCCACAGCTACTTGAACAAACCAACAACTCTGATAATGAGGAGGAGGGCATTGTACCAGGTGCGAATGATAATTTGAATCTTCAGGACAGGGAAGATGAACTGCCACACCCCAGTGAATCTGTTTCCCCTCCACAAAGGCTGCAGTGTCCCTCGACTGCTTCATTATTTAGCAGGACCCTTCAAGAAGGTGTTCAGAAAGCTCAGTTTGTGTCCCCTCAAAGTAGAACAAGCAACAAGTACTTGAGAGAGCCAGGCTTGATCATGCAGCCAACAAAGCAGGCACAGATTGTAAAAACTAATCAGCATCTGAGCTCCAGCCAGCCTGGATCTAAACCAGGAAGCAGTCAATGTAGCACCAAGACACAATCATCCTTGCAGCAGCTTCCCCACAGTCCCTTGCCCACCCGGCACTCTAAAAGTCAGTATGTGGATGAGACAAGCACATTGGCATCTGGAAGCGTTTCCACAGATcccactgctgagctgcacaaTGAGAAGTTTGTGTCCAGCCAGCGTTCATATACACAGCATCATGAGCCTCTCTCTTCTCGTTCTTTTGCTAGTAAATCTAAACCTGGTGACAcatcagcagcctctgctccaaTGCATGTCAGTGACTCAAGGCAGCAAAGCCCTGTACCCAGTGGTGGCTCTTCTGGCTCTCCAGCCAGCAGTGTGATTCTTGCCAGCTCATCAAGCAGCTTCATTTCAGCCAGCAGTTTGTCAGGCAGTGTTAAGGGGCTGGGCCCAGATGTTCGACTCAAGGAGAGCACTGTCAGTCAAGCTCAGGGTGCTGAGCACCGACCTCGCAATACTCCGTTTATGGGAATCATGGACAAGACTGCAAGGTTTCAGCAGCAAAGCACACAGTCTAGTCGCACTTGGCACTCTCAGGCAGCAGATTCGCTATCCACAAATGTCGCTTCTGCAGGCATTCAGCCTTCCAACTTGGAGCAGTTCTCAGTTAAACACTACTCATCTAAAGGATCCTCtacagctgcagccccaggagatGGCAGCCAGAGCAGTGTGCAAGCAAAAGAACATGAGGAGCTCATGTGCCAAATCCCTCTCCACTGTACAGACAGCAGATCACCCAGCCAAGGTTCTCATTTATACCCCGATGCTGTAGGCAAACTGCCATCCCACAGCACTCAGGACGGCCACCTCAGTCACATCAGCACGGCAAAACCAAAGCGATCGTTCATTGAATCAAATGTATAA